A single window of Rubripirellula lacrimiformis DNA harbors:
- a CDS encoding NADPH:quinone reductase → MKAAYIESTGPADVIQYGDLPDPQVGPGQVLIAVRAVSVNPIDTYVRSGAVAADLPRPFILGCDAAGVIEAVGEGVHHASVGDRVWCTNQGLLGRQGTFAEKIVISQQWCFPLADAVSFEDAAACALVGVTAHLGLFREAELQAGETVLVIGGSGGVGSMVVQMARSAGARVIATAGSEAKCDAVRKMGADVAINYHTESIEEVVKREAPRGVDVFWETRREPDFDMAVDLMAGRGRMVLMAGRDARPPFPVGPFYVKECSLHGFAMFKATAVEMRAAAEDINHHLAMGKIKANIGRTLSLADAAQSHQLQEQATLHGGSELMGKIVLTVN, encoded by the coding sequence ATGAAAGCTGCTTACATCGAATCGACTGGTCCTGCCGACGTGATTCAGTACGGCGATCTTCCCGACCCCCAAGTCGGCCCTGGCCAAGTGCTGATCGCCGTGCGGGCTGTTTCGGTCAACCCGATCGACACCTACGTTCGCAGCGGCGCGGTGGCGGCTGATCTGCCGCGACCATTCATCCTTGGGTGCGATGCCGCAGGCGTGATCGAAGCGGTCGGCGAAGGCGTTCACCATGCATCGGTGGGAGACCGCGTCTGGTGTACCAATCAGGGCTTGCTGGGTCGCCAGGGGACGTTTGCAGAGAAGATCGTGATTTCCCAGCAGTGGTGTTTTCCATTGGCAGACGCGGTGTCGTTCGAAGACGCTGCGGCATGCGCGCTAGTCGGCGTGACCGCTCACCTTGGCCTGTTTCGTGAAGCCGAACTACAGGCCGGGGAAACGGTTTTGGTGATCGGCGGTTCCGGCGGTGTCGGGTCGATGGTCGTCCAAATGGCACGATCGGCCGGGGCCCGCGTGATCGCGACCGCCGGCAGCGAAGCGAAGTGTGATGCGGTCCGCAAGATGGGCGCAGACGTCGCCATCAACTACCACACCGAATCGATCGAAGAAGTCGTCAAGCGGGAAGCTCCCCGCGGCGTGGACGTGTTCTGGGAAACGCGCCGCGAACCCGACTTTGACATGGCCGTTGACTTGATGGCAGGACGCGGGCGGATGGTATTGATGGCCGGCCGCGATGCTCGCCCGCCGTTTCCCGTTGGCCCGTTCTACGTCAAAGAATGCTCGCTGCATGGATTCGCGATGTTCAAAGCAACAGCCGTTGAAATGCGAGCCGCCGCCGAAGACATCAACCACCATCTAGCGATGGGAAAAATCAAGGCAAACATCGGCCGCACCCTATCGTTAGCCGACGCTGCCCAAAGCCACCAATTGCAAGAACAAGCGACGCTGCACGGCGGCAGTGAACTGATGGGCAAGATCGTATTGACCGTCAACTGA
- a CDS encoding NAD(P)H-hydrate epimerase: MKRPMMKTPPLTRDQVRRVDQIAMDQWGMLGIVVMENAGRGAAEIIASISRGGQVLILCGKGNNGGDGYVMARHLQIAGIDCQIVAVGNANQLPSDARTNAEIAAAAGIPIEVVDQETADLASLRGRFDRADLIVDALLGTGAQGDPRGIYATLVNAANASDATTIALDIPTGLDCDSGKPGSPTFRADHTITFVAAKVGFSAAQAADYLGTVHEVGIGVPRQVIAQAIAADDSAQK; encoded by the coding sequence ATGAAACGCCCGATGATGAAAACGCCACCGCTGACCCGAGACCAAGTTCGCCGCGTCGATCAGATCGCGATGGACCAATGGGGGATGCTGGGAATCGTTGTGATGGAAAACGCGGGGCGAGGTGCTGCCGAAATAATCGCTTCGATCTCACGCGGCGGCCAAGTCCTGATCTTGTGCGGGAAAGGCAACAACGGCGGTGACGGATACGTGATGGCCCGTCATCTGCAGATCGCAGGGATTGATTGCCAAATCGTTGCGGTGGGCAATGCCAACCAACTTCCCAGCGACGCTAGAACCAATGCTGAAATCGCCGCTGCTGCCGGGATCCCAATCGAAGTCGTCGACCAGGAAACGGCTGACCTGGCCAGCCTTCGCGGGCGGTTCGACAGAGCCGATCTGATTGTCGACGCTCTGCTAGGGACCGGTGCCCAGGGCGACCCGCGGGGGATCTATGCCACGCTGGTTAATGCCGCCAATGCATCGGATGCCACGACCATCGCGTTGGACATTCCCACAGGACTGGACTGCGATTCGGGGAAACCTGGATCGCCCACATTTCGCGCCGACCATACGATCACGTTCGTTGCCGCCAAGGTTGGCTTCTCGGCAGCCCAAGCGGCCGACTACTTGGGCACCGTCCACGAGGTGGGTATCGGCGTGCCCCGACAAGTGATTGCGCAAGCGATCGCCGCGGATGACTCGGCACAGAAGTGA
- a CDS encoding FmdB family zinc ribbon protein, which produces MPLYEYECKSCTQVVELLIRSAEDERSAKNAGMQCPECGKSDLERIFSVPASPAVKSGKSLPMAGGESCGAPRCCGGGC; this is translated from the coding sequence ATGCCACTCTACGAATACGAATGCAAATCGTGCACCCAGGTTGTCGAGCTGCTGATCCGGTCTGCCGAGGATGAACGATCCGCGAAGAACGCTGGAATGCAGTGCCCCGAATGTGGGAAGTCGGATTTGGAACGCATTTTCAGCGTTCCAGCCAGCCCGGCAGTCAAATCAGGAAAGTCGTTACCGATGGCAGGCGGGGAAAGCTGTGGTGCGCCACGCTGCTGTGGTGGAGGCTGCTGA
- a CDS encoding SDR family NAD(P)-dependent oxidoreductase, protein MRFDPNGAVAVVTGASSGIGRCLCERLCDAGASVVAVARRSDRLAELSNRSAPGSITPVVGDVTFPKVRQQILDVANQIRGGEVDLLINNAGIGAIGAFADASPERLRQVMEVNFFAPAELTRILIPSLGRGRAPVICNISSVLGHRAVANKSEYCASKFAMHGWSDSLRAELAPDGIQVTLVSPSTTKSEFFDSLVHTSPDQSSASIGSWSPDRVARAALAAIIARRSEVILSLGGKALVYADRLSPPLMNRILRRR, encoded by the coding sequence ATGCGATTCGACCCCAACGGTGCTGTCGCGGTCGTGACCGGCGCTAGCAGTGGAATTGGGCGATGCTTGTGCGAGCGGCTCTGTGATGCCGGCGCATCGGTTGTCGCCGTGGCGCGGCGCTCGGATCGATTGGCTGAACTATCCAATCGATCTGCCCCCGGATCGATCACCCCAGTCGTTGGTGACGTCACGTTCCCCAAAGTCAGGCAGCAGATCCTGGATGTGGCGAATCAGATTCGCGGCGGGGAAGTCGACCTGTTGATCAACAATGCGGGGATTGGCGCGATCGGTGCATTCGCCGACGCATCCCCCGAACGTCTTCGTCAGGTGATGGAGGTCAATTTCTTTGCACCGGCCGAATTGACTCGCATCTTGATTCCCAGTTTAGGGCGAGGTCGGGCGCCGGTGATTTGCAATATCAGCAGCGTGCTGGGGCATCGCGCGGTCGCCAACAAAAGCGAGTACTGCGCCAGCAAGTTTGCGATGCATGGATGGAGCGATTCGCTGCGGGCTGAACTAGCCCCCGACGGCATCCAAGTCACCTTGGTCAGCCCCAGCACGACCAAAAGCGAATTCTTTGATTCGCTGGTCCACACATCCCCGGATCAGTCATCAGCCAGCATCGGCAGCTGGTCACCCGACCGGGTCGCACGGGCTGCGTTGGCCGCCATCATCGCTCGCCGCAGCGAGGTGATTCTAAGTCTGGGTGGCAAAGCGTTGGTGTACGCCGATCGCTTGTCGCCGCCATTGATGAACCGGATTTTGCGTCGGCGATAG
- a CDS encoding EF-hand domain-containing protein, with protein MVLSRITLAASVFALTLSTAVAQPPEGRRDRGRPDFGRGGPGGPGGPDGPSPEMMRRMMPLFAALDADHDGSISESEIKDAPTALLQLDADKSGSLSAEEVRPRRPSGDAEGRPMGRGDRGPRGGDGDRGPRGGDGDREHGKPGDHDNMRDGRQSRGEGDRETRPRGPGRPDGVGRPDGPGRPDGPGRPGRPEGQGRPGDDGRPDGEARGPRGDGDRGELLSRMFKARDEDGDGKLSGDEIPAPLAARMERIDSDKDGSISKDEMEEGLTRRRERGGRGPGEGSGRPGSDRPRRPGAPSGDKSAE; from the coding sequence ATGGTTCTTTCACGCATCACGCTAGCAGCATCCGTCTTTGCGCTCACTCTATCCACTGCGGTGGCTCAGCCTCCCGAAGGTCGTCGTGACCGTGGTCGGCCCGATTTTGGACGCGGTGGTCCTGGAGGCCCCGGTGGTCCCGACGGGCCATCGCCCGAAATGATGCGGCGGATGATGCCGCTGTTTGCAGCCCTAGACGCTGATCATGACGGCAGCATTTCGGAATCAGAAATCAAGGATGCACCGACGGCCCTGCTTCAACTGGACGCCGACAAAAGTGGATCCCTATCGGCCGAAGAAGTTCGTCCACGTCGACCAAGCGGTGATGCAGAAGGTCGACCGATGGGGCGGGGTGATCGTGGACCTCGCGGTGGCGATGGTGATCGTGGCCCCCGTGGTGGCGATGGGGATCGCGAACATGGCAAACCTGGTGACCACGACAACATGCGTGACGGACGACAATCGCGAGGCGAAGGCGATCGCGAGACACGTCCGCGCGGCCCAGGACGCCCCGATGGGGTAGGACGTCCCGATGGACCAGGACGCCCCGATGGACCGGGCCGGCCAGGTCGCCCCGAAGGACAAGGTCGCCCCGGCGATGACGGTCGTCCCGATGGGGAAGCCCGTGGCCCGCGTGGCGATGGCGATCGCGGCGAACTGTTGTCGCGAATGTTCAAGGCCCGCGACGAAGATGGCGATGGCAAGCTTAGCGGTGACGAAATTCCTGCGCCGTTGGCTGCACGCATGGAACGGATCGACAGCGACAAAGACGGCTCCATTTCCAAAGATGAAATGGAAGAAGGCCTGACGCGCCGGCGGGAACGCGGTGGACGGGGACCAGGCGAAGGATCCGGACGCCCGGGATCCGATCGCCCTCGTCGCCCAGGTGCACCATCAGGCGACAAGTCGGCTGAATAG
- a CDS encoding lipopolysaccharide assembly protein LapA domain-containing protein yields MQKIRWFFLIVGIVLALAMALQNNEPADIRLLWLDAQFPLSVLLIVATAVGFLFGALLTASMLRSRKAAAKAKAAAKPESKPKLEPSPSNPSTDSPL; encoded by the coding sequence ATGCAGAAAATTCGCTGGTTCTTCCTGATCGTTGGCATCGTGCTGGCCTTAGCGATGGCTCTCCAGAACAACGAACCCGCCGACATTCGGCTACTTTGGCTCGACGCCCAGTTCCCGCTTTCGGTGCTGTTGATCGTGGCGACGGCGGTCGGATTCCTGTTCGGGGCTCTGTTGACCGCGTCGATGCTGCGTAGCCGAAAGGCGGCTGCGAAAGCCAAAGCGGCAGCCAAGCCAGAATCAAAGCCAAAGCTGGAACCATCGCCTTCGAATCCATCAACCGATTCGCCGCTGTAA
- a CDS encoding RNA polymerase sigma factor, protein MRYQQSDPDVRLMLRVRDDDAGAFAELVQRYEARLVRLMRTIGPRNDLAEDLAQETFMRVFRARKTYQPGAKFSTWLFTIAGNVARNSARSLGRRHEVNEVDAPRGPATESNAQLLASTALDASGMMPNRIAEGSERAMIVRAAVEGLSERQRMAMMLSRFENMSYVEIAETMDLTTKAVKSLLSRARVNLKESLQNYIENGVLGTPDEDAVSSDYDEGDE, encoded by the coding sequence TTGCGTTATCAACAATCCGATCCGGATGTTCGGTTGATGCTGCGCGTCCGCGACGACGACGCCGGCGCCTTTGCTGAACTGGTGCAACGATATGAGGCGAGATTGGTACGCTTGATGCGAACGATCGGTCCACGAAACGACCTGGCGGAGGATCTGGCTCAAGAGACGTTCATGCGAGTTTTTCGAGCTCGCAAGACTTACCAGCCGGGTGCCAAATTTTCGACTTGGCTGTTCACCATCGCGGGGAACGTTGCCCGCAATTCGGCACGTTCGTTGGGGCGGCGTCATGAAGTGAACGAGGTCGACGCGCCACGCGGACCGGCGACCGAAAGCAACGCACAATTATTGGCGTCGACCGCATTGGACGCCAGCGGAATGATGCCCAATCGGATCGCCGAGGGAAGTGAGCGAGCGATGATCGTGCGAGCCGCCGTCGAGGGGCTTAGCGAGCGACAACGCATGGCGATGATGCTGTCGCGATTCGAAAACATGAGCTACGTCGAAATCGCCGAAACCATGGACTTGACCACCAAAGCGGTCAAGTCGCTGCTGAGCCGCGCACGCGTGAACCTAAAAGAGAGCCTGCAGAACTACATCGAAAATGGTGTTCTGGGGACACCGGACGAGGATGCTGTTTCCAGCGACTACGACGAGGGCGACGAATGA
- a CDS encoding anti-sigma factor family protein, translated as MMTATIADDMPLDPDDELLVAYLDGELERSDRTALENRLLDDETLRVRLQELQSGWDMLEALPSEAPNTKLVETTLELVVADLVKHSPPKRSWLNRYRFPLGVAASCVIAIGLAVIVTQWVNRARFNHELRGLAIAESLDAYKYDVDLDLMRQLSRDQEWLHMVHASRSLDGVTEEPVSIADIPLDEREAAITALPVEQRSPLFSRWERYNQLDPPTRKKIQSLADVVAQQTDAEQLLDTMRAYAVWRESLPTKLVDAIEGSQGQSQRDAINQGINETMISISEQSSRKLSDETIERIYFALRKILDRRLQKLTASQKTDYAEYEQRFGGGRGVDWFLLFVLFGHSSERSEKIPAPKFLPDREHLRSDELDYIRLILSDNDLETLRVSTGGDALLNTMMLTTWAEEAIRRKSPRPRRNRESSLEKYLEMPSDRRDEFELLPPDRMLEELSKPWGRFSG; from the coding sequence ATGATGACTGCGACGATCGCCGACGACATGCCGTTGGACCCCGACGATGAATTGCTGGTCGCCTATCTTGACGGCGAACTGGAACGAAGTGACCGAACGGCGCTGGAAAACCGATTGCTGGATGACGAAACGCTTCGTGTCCGATTGCAAGAACTCCAGTCCGGCTGGGACATGTTGGAAGCGCTTCCCAGCGAAGCCCCCAACACCAAATTGGTCGAAACCACGCTTGAATTGGTGGTCGCTGACCTCGTCAAACATTCGCCGCCCAAAAGGTCTTGGCTGAATCGATACCGGTTCCCGTTGGGGGTTGCGGCAAGCTGTGTCATCGCGATCGGACTAGCGGTTATCGTGACTCAGTGGGTCAATCGCGCCCGTTTCAATCATGAACTACGTGGACTTGCGATTGCCGAATCGCTGGACGCCTACAAGTACGACGTCGATCTGGATCTGATGCGACAACTCTCGCGCGATCAGGAATGGTTGCACATGGTCCATGCGTCACGTTCGCTGGACGGAGTAACCGAAGAACCGGTGTCGATTGCCGACATTCCGCTAGATGAACGCGAAGCAGCCATCACGGCCTTGCCCGTCGAACAGCGCAGCCCGTTGTTTTCGCGTTGGGAACGCTACAACCAGTTGGACCCGCCGACACGAAAGAAGATCCAATCGTTGGCCGATGTGGTTGCCCAGCAAACCGATGCGGAACAACTGCTGGACACCATGCGAGCCTATGCGGTGTGGCGAGAGAGCTTGCCGACCAAGTTGGTCGACGCGATCGAAGGCAGCCAGGGGCAATCGCAACGTGATGCGATCAACCAGGGAATCAACGAGACGATGATTTCGATCTCGGAACAATCCAGTCGCAAGCTCAGCGACGAAACCATCGAACGGATCTATTTCGCGCTGCGTAAAATCCTAGATCGACGTTTGCAAAAGCTGACAGCTTCGCAAAAAACGGACTATGCCGAATACGAGCAACGATTCGGTGGCGGACGCGGTGTTGATTGGTTCCTGCTGTTTGTGCTGTTTGGTCATTCTAGCGAACGGTCGGAAAAGATTCCGGCTCCGAAATTCTTGCCCGATCGGGAACATCTTCGCAGCGACGAATTGGACTACATACGTCTGATCCTTAGCGACAATGATCTGGAGACCTTGCGAGTTTCGACCGGCGGCGACGCGTTGCTGAACACCATGATGTTGACCACCTGGGCCGAGGAAGCGATTCGCCGAAAGTCGCCTCGACCGCGTCGCAATCGAGAATCGTCTTTAGAAAAGTACCTGGAAATGCCGTCCGATCGACGCGACGAATTCGAACTGCTGCCGCCCGATCGAATGCTAGAAGAACTCAGCAAACCGTGGGGCCGGTTTTCCGGCTAA
- a CDS encoding ImuA family protein, which produces MAFQQTFAFAEPPVSRVVSKKRASHSKAPKITVPGADHRLLPDNKSISDNKSISVRESISDLQEQHPLSTHERGGLRQTRGSGEGGQAFLPGHPKAQRCKFDNQSISVRQPPAPVPAAVSPTRDQVLRDLRIRAGCITTADQAGPPVQTFSSGNDDLDAMLPRRGLKVDSVIEWIAENPSCVAATLSLVIAAGRLARHPGPLVVVAREADFFPPAAVSLGIPADRIIWVRPSCHADAVWAIDQSLRCSSVSAVWAPVGAQLDDRDARRFQLASETGKTPGLLVRPIANRGRPSFAETRFHVALAKPRSDAQDQSHPVLRVTLDRSRGATGGKNVWVRIDDHGRLITAANPSSPRIDSTRTESHEKAAVRLASELAHPKETSAAADRRRA; this is translated from the coding sequence GTGGCATTCCAGCAAACCTTTGCCTTCGCCGAACCGCCGGTCAGCCGGGTAGTGTCGAAAAAGCGGGCCAGCCATTCCAAGGCTCCAAAAATCACGGTTCCGGGCGCGGATCACCGTTTGCTGCCCGATAACAAGTCGATCTCGGATAACAAGTCGATCTCGGTTCGCGAGTCGATCTCGGATCTCCAGGAACAACACCCACTCTCCACCCATGAGCGGGGCGGATTGCGGCAAACTAGGGGGAGTGGCGAGGGCGGGCAAGCGTTCCTTCCCGGCCACCCCAAAGCGCAGCGTTGTAAGTTTGATAACCAGTCGATCTCGGTTCGCCAGCCGCCGGCGCCGGTCCCGGCCGCCGTCTCGCCCACTCGCGACCAAGTTCTTCGTGATCTCCGCATCCGGGCCGGTTGCATCACGACTGCCGACCAAGCCGGTCCGCCGGTCCAAACTTTCTCCTCTGGCAACGATGATCTTGATGCGATGTTGCCACGCCGGGGGCTGAAGGTCGATTCGGTCATCGAATGGATCGCGGAGAACCCCAGCTGTGTCGCCGCCACCCTGTCGCTGGTGATCGCCGCTGGACGGCTGGCCCGCCACCCCGGGCCGTTGGTCGTGGTGGCTCGCGAAGCCGATTTTTTTCCGCCGGCGGCTGTATCGCTCGGGATCCCTGCGGACCGGATCATTTGGGTGCGGCCCAGCTGCCACGCCGATGCGGTGTGGGCGATCGACCAATCGCTGCGATGTTCGTCGGTGTCGGCGGTGTGGGCACCCGTCGGAGCACAGTTGGACGACCGGGATGCCCGGCGATTCCAGCTGGCTTCTGAAACCGGCAAAACACCGGGGCTATTGGTTCGCCCGATCGCGAATCGTGGCCGCCCCAGCTTTGCCGAGACGCGATTCCATGTCGCATTGGCGAAGCCCCGCAGCGACGCTCAGGACCAATCCCACCCGGTGCTCCGTGTCACCTTGGACCGTTCCCGTGGCGCAACGGGCGGCAAGAATGTCTGGGTTCGAATCGATGATCACGGCCGATTGATCACGGCCGCTAACCCTTCCTCCCCACGAATTGATTCGACCAGGACGGAATCTCATGAAAAGGCTGCTGTGCGTCTGGCTTCCGAATTGGCCCATCCAAAGGAGACGTCTGCAGCAGCCGATCGCCGACGGGCCTGA
- the hflX gene encoding GTPase HflX: MREPHKVQDDSPERSILARLIMLDEPVEADPLEELHGLATTAGTEVVDELVQRRQTADHSTYLGKGKVEELRLMVERHEADMIIFDNDLSPAQVRNLEKATGVKVLDRTELILDIFAAGARTHESRLAVELAQLEYSLPRLKRMWTHLSRQAMGVGMRGPGEKQLEVDRRIAQKRIHDLKAELAQVEKRRQRQVAARKEAPTVSLVGYTNAGKSTLMNALTEAGVLAQDKLFATLDTRTRRWQLPGWGTVLLSDTVGFIRDLPHSLVASFKSTLEETRQAELLLHVADASSPTVFEQITAVYEVLKELGIEEKDTLLVLNKIDAIENPAVLNRVLDRYPNAIPVSARSEKGLQCLIESVGEALGREFLDIEVDVDVADGRLLSYLSAKGEVLSRDFGDHITTVHVRMPVGAMGPIHKSAKAIRPIPREDGQPIVRDPKDVDAIGPEATDAESSDQDPNSPACNDSTSDVA, translated from the coding sequence GTGCGTGAACCTCACAAGGTCCAAGACGACTCGCCCGAACGCAGTATCTTGGCGCGGCTGATCATGCTTGACGAACCCGTCGAAGCCGATCCGCTGGAAGAACTTCATGGACTGGCAACCACCGCCGGAACCGAGGTTGTTGACGAATTGGTCCAACGCCGACAAACGGCTGACCATTCGACTTATCTGGGCAAAGGCAAGGTCGAAGAACTGCGGCTGATGGTCGAACGCCATGAAGCCGACATGATCATCTTTGACAATGACCTGTCGCCTGCGCAAGTTCGAAATCTAGAGAAGGCCACCGGCGTCAAGGTGCTCGATCGCACCGAGTTGATTCTGGATATTTTTGCGGCCGGTGCTCGCACCCACGAATCCCGGCTGGCCGTCGAATTGGCTCAGTTGGAATATTCGTTGCCACGGCTGAAACGAATGTGGACTCACCTGTCGCGTCAAGCCATGGGCGTCGGCATGCGTGGCCCCGGTGAAAAGCAATTGGAAGTGGACCGCCGGATCGCGCAGAAACGCATTCACGATCTGAAGGCCGAATTGGCTCAGGTCGAAAAACGTCGTCAGCGACAGGTCGCCGCGCGGAAAGAGGCGCCCACGGTATCGTTGGTCGGGTACACCAACGCGGGCAAGAGCACGTTGATGAACGCGCTGACCGAAGCCGGCGTGTTGGCACAAGACAAACTGTTCGCGACTTTGGACACTCGCACCCGACGCTGGCAGTTGCCCGGTTGGGGAACGGTGCTGCTAAGTGACACGGTCGGCTTCATCCGCGACCTGCCGCACTCGTTGGTCGCCAGCTTCAAGTCGACGTTGGAAGAAACACGTCAAGCGGAACTGCTACTGCACGTGGCCGACGCCAGCAGCCCGACGGTGTTCGAACAGATCACGGCCGTCTACGAAGTGCTGAAAGAACTCGGCATCGAAGAAAAAGATACGCTGTTGGTGCTGAATAAAATCGACGCGATCGAAAACCCGGCGGTGCTGAACCGCGTGCTGGACCGCTATCCCAATGCGATCCCGGTCAGTGCACGCAGCGAAAAGGGACTGCAGTGTTTGATCGAATCGGTGGGCGAAGCGCTCGGCCGCGAATTCTTGGACATCGAAGTCGATGTGGACGTTGCCGATGGCCGACTGCTGTCGTATCTATCGGCCAAGGGCGAAGTGCTTTCCCGTGACTTTGGCGACCACATCACGACGGTCCACGTCCGTATGCCCGTGGGTGCCATGGGTCCGATCCACAAATCGGCCAAGGCGATCCGCCCGATCCCACGCGAAGATGGCCAGCCGATCGTCCGGGATCCCAAGGACGTTGACGCGATCGGTCCCGAAGCGACGGATGCGGAATCCAGCGATCAGGATCCCAATAGCCCGGCATGCAATGATTCGACCAGCGACGTCGCTTAG
- a CDS encoding DNA polymerase Y family protein, whose amino-acid sequence MKRLLCVWLPNWPIQRRRLQQPIADGPDSVSDRSAGDSDAGGSDTGDSDTGDSDADSGAGDTSENPPLLLWNQDARRGRLVAACCPRVRAARIRPGMSIAQAREMCLAASIPGLLIEKHDALLDRQSLDQVVWWMQQKISPLVAIESLDIHPWAGHPRHQCESLWCEIDGAAHLFGGESGLLVAVTDLLESLGLAGRLAIADSFGAAWAVAHTRIAKSHAAADRCFIVPPGTNRQAIEPLPVDSLRIAPETVHTLARLGIERVGQLLRLPRSGLAPRLGIHLVRRIEHALGEVAEPVKAFHAEVCHSETLSLEYPTTDLPILVDRVERLIQMVRAGLATCQRGALRMTCRLDLSVHPPRTIDIGLFAPSADAKHLSGLLIHRLEQIRLRGTVDRITVSVPLTGPLRTVQTSLFDSSSDDSLQSLSGSSISRLVDSLSGRLGRNAVVEVKLSNDPLPENSCFVVPLAGNQIAGNEVAGKQFSGRPGSRSQRSYDQKLRSRVARRNRLNPPDSGASISAATSGSLSQNPKWAPSPADAMRRPVALLSRPVPLTIAFDKDGFFADTQRPSLPNGLRVAGVTHKVIRSWGPERIETGWWKGPSIRRDYYRVETDRGQWWWIFRDSISPVSAERSLPRYRWMLHGHFA is encoded by the coding sequence ATGAAAAGGCTGCTGTGCGTCTGGCTTCCGAATTGGCCCATCCAAAGGAGACGTCTGCAGCAGCCGATCGCCGACGGGCCTGATTCGGTCAGCGATCGCAGCGCAGGCGACAGTGATGCAGGCGGCAGTGATACAGGCGACAGTGATACAGGCGACAGTGATGCTGATTCCGGCGCTGGCGACACCTCGGAAAATCCGCCCCTCTTGTTGTGGAACCAAGATGCTCGTCGGGGCCGGTTGGTGGCTGCCTGCTGTCCGCGCGTTCGGGCGGCACGAATCCGCCCTGGAATGTCGATCGCCCAAGCGCGCGAAATGTGCTTGGCGGCATCGATCCCGGGGTTGCTGATCGAAAAACACGACGCCCTGTTGGACCGGCAATCGCTGGACCAAGTGGTTTGGTGGATGCAGCAGAAAATATCACCATTGGTCGCCATCGAATCGCTTGATATCCATCCTTGGGCTGGGCACCCACGTCATCAATGCGAATCGTTGTGGTGCGAAATCGATGGTGCCGCACACCTCTTCGGTGGCGAATCAGGCTTGTTGGTCGCGGTGACGGACCTGCTGGAATCGTTGGGGTTGGCTGGCCGGTTAGCGATTGCGGATTCGTTCGGAGCCGCCTGGGCGGTGGCCCACACGCGGATCGCGAAATCGCACGCTGCCGCTGACCGCTGTTTCATTGTGCCGCCGGGAACCAATCGTCAAGCCATCGAACCGTTGCCCGTGGATTCCCTTCGGATTGCACCGGAAACCGTCCACACGCTGGCCCGGCTGGGGATTGAAAGGGTGGGCCAGTTGTTGCGTTTGCCACGCAGCGGCTTGGCACCTCGATTGGGCATCCACTTGGTTCGGCGTATCGAACACGCATTGGGCGAAGTGGCCGAACCGGTCAAAGCCTTCCACGCCGAGGTCTGTCATAGCGAAACGCTTTCGCTGGAATACCCGACGACGGACTTGCCCATCTTGGTCGATCGGGTCGAGCGGTTGATTCAAATGGTAAGGGCGGGCTTGGCGACATGCCAACGTGGGGCACTACGCATGACATGTCGCCTGGACCTTTCGGTCCACCCGCCACGAACCATTGATATCGGTTTATTTGCGCCGTCCGCCGACGCAAAGCATCTAAGTGGTTTGCTGATCCATCGTCTCGAACAAATTCGTTTACGCGGCACGGTCGATCGGATCACCGTTTCGGTGCCGCTGACCGGTCCGCTACGAACGGTTCAAACTTCATTATTCGATTCTTCGAGCGATGACTCGTTGCAGTCGCTCAGTGGTTCTTCCATCAGTCGCTTGGTCGATTCGCTCAGTGGTCGACTCGGCCGAAACGCGGTGGTCGAAGTCAAATTGTCGAACGATCCGTTGCCTGAAAATTCCTGTTTTGTTGTACCGCTTGCTGGAAACCAAATCGCTGGAAACGAGGTGGCCGGAAAACAGTTCTCCGGACGCCCAGGGTCTCGATCACAGCGGTCCTATGATCAAAAGCTTCGCAGCCGTGTGGCTCGCCGCAATCGATTGAATCCTCCCGATAGCGGAGCTTCCATTTCTGCTGCGACATCGGGTTCGTTGTCTCAAAATCCTAAATGGGCTCCATCACCAGCCGATGCGATGCGCAGACCGGTGGCCCTGTTGTCTCGTCCTGTGCCTCTGACGATTGCTTTCGACAAAGATGGGTTCTTTGCTGATACGCAGCGTCCGTCGTTGCCGAACGGTTTGCGAGTCGCAGGTGTGACTCACAAAGTCATTCGTTCTTGGGGGCCCGAAAGAATCGAAACCGGTTGGTGGAAAGGTCCGTCCATTCGCCGTGACTATTATCGGGTGGAAACCGATCGTGGTCAGTGGTGGTGGATCTTTCGCGATTCGATTTCGCCCGTGTCCGCCGAGCGATCGCTACCGAGATATCGGTGGATGCTGCATGGACACTTTGCCTAG